A genomic region of Prevotella scopos JCM 17725 contains the following coding sequences:
- a CDS encoding thiol-activated cytolysin family protein, producing MNSSLLKAVLPATLALLAMTFGSCSQDELVTQSKEEGKTEVGTQADIQNYLRTLPLAPQMTRANTPVDPEDGSPIPTNEGDSVIEEHGSLDGIPGNWVKTTRRYKMTHSFDENFLFDPTVDIIYPGCVLKGGTIANGTYAMITSHQTGDITFSISLAPANPAEAHATSATIPNIRKSEYQEVWNKWATMDWKESPVTTIESVEKINSQEELVTKLGVAVTTPVGNGSVNLGFNFNKKRNHILARLIQKHFSVSTDAPKKGTIFESIDKDALDGYQPVYISNINYGRVIYLSIDTDESEKNINEAIEFALNQIKGVDVNVSVDQALTYRKMLAKSDVHITVLGGGKTIQQEILKGDIDSFQKFLAADIPMEQMQPISFSLRYAVDNSQARVVTNNEFTVTQRDFVPVFNKVRMQLRFLGFSGKNTGPFPNIDKDARIWGDVGISMNGQETGLVSIPKNNPFYFDYREKDETMHPFDQNNVVNIEFDKTGDESLEDFIDHQKISFYTDLHSARGNYNFGKLNYDHTFGTLYSLFKSDNRVIKLDCSRQKVRVSAYVEIMDLKFFNK from the coding sequence ATGAACAGTTCTTTACTTAAGGCAGTTTTGCCTGCCACATTGGCCTTACTTGCCATGACCTTTGGTTCTTGCTCTCAAGATGAGTTAGTAACCCAGTCAAAGGAAGAAGGAAAAACGGAGGTTGGAACTCAAGCTGATATCCAAAACTATCTCCGTACCTTACCTTTGGCACCACAGATGACGCGTGCCAACACACCCGTTGACCCTGAAGATGGTTCGCCAATACCAACTAATGAAGGCGACTCTGTTATTGAGGAACATGGTAGCCTTGATGGTATTCCTGGTAACTGGGTAAAAACGACACGTCGTTACAAGATGACGCACTCGTTTGATGAGAACTTCCTTTTCGACCCAACCGTTGATATTATCTATCCTGGTTGTGTTCTTAAGGGTGGTACCATCGCTAACGGAACCTATGCTATGATTACATCTCACCAGACGGGTGACATTACATTCTCTATCAGCTTGGCACCTGCTAATCCTGCAGAGGCTCACGCTACATCTGCTACGATTCCAAATATTCGTAAGAGCGAATACCAGGAAGTGTGGAACAAGTGGGCTACCATGGATTGGAAGGAATCACCAGTCACAACGATTGAGAGTGTTGAGAAGATTAATTCACAGGAAGAGCTTGTTACAAAACTTGGCGTAGCAGTGACAACTCCTGTTGGTAATGGGTCAGTGAACCTTGGTTTCAACTTCAATAAGAAGCGTAACCATATCCTTGCTCGACTTATTCAGAAGCACTTCTCTGTGTCAACAGATGCTCCAAAGAAGGGTACAATCTTTGAGTCTATTGACAAGGATGCACTCGATGGTTATCAGCCTGTTTACATTTCTAATATCAACTATGGCCGTGTTATCTACCTCTCTATTGATACCGATGAGAGTGAAAAGAATATCAATGAGGCTATTGAGTTTGCACTCAATCAGATTAAGGGTGTTGATGTAAACGTATCAGTTGATCAGGCCCTTACCTACAGAAAGATGCTTGCTAAGAGCGATGTTCATATCACTGTTCTTGGTGGTGGAAAAACCATCCAGCAGGAAATCCTCAAGGGTGATATCGACTCATTCCAGAAGTTCTTGGCAGCCGACATTCCAATGGAGCAGATGCAACCAATCAGCTTCTCACTCCGTTATGCTGTGGATAACTCACAGGCTCGCGTCGTAACTAATAACGAATTTACTGTAACACAGCGCGACTTCGTTCCAGTATTTAACAAGGTACGTATGCAGCTTCGTTTCCTCGGCTTCTCTGGTAAGAATACAGGTCCTTTCCCAAATATTGATAAGGACGCAAGAATATGGGGTGACGTAGGTATTTCAATGAACGGTCAGGAAACTGGACTCGTTAGCATACCTAAGAATAATCCTTTCTATTTCGATTATCGTGAGAAGGACGAGACGATGCACCCATTCGATCAGAACAATGTCGTAAACATTGAATTCGATAAGACGGGTGACGAGAGCTTAGAGGACTTCATTGATCATCAAAAGATTTCATTCTACACCGATCTTCATTCAGCAAGAGGTAATTACAATTTTGGAAAACTTAATTACGACCATACATTTGGTACACTCTATTCACTTTTCAAGAGTGACAACCGCGTTATTAAGTTGGATTGCTCTCGACAGAAAGTCAGAGTCTCTGCCTATGTAGAGATCATGGATCTCAAATTCTTTAACAAGTAA
- a CDS encoding C10 family peptidase: MKKIFSLLSFLLIICQMALAGPVDESQAFKVAENFFGGGTTKSQLKMSYKAPYKKFSNGKGESNLFYVINRGHDQGYIVVAADNRVMPILAFSDKGSLTEDDLNAHPSIKWLYDEYRNEIKWAIENTPDIPSPEYKKAITSRDAANYEVEIQPLLQYATDRATKLETPISWGQSWPFNQYSPNYRYNGRTYPTVSGCVATAISTVLRWHKWPRKAKGSVSYYWKNNYMSLNFDGNGPENAAYDWSQMPAGVDSYGNDRATGRRLTDVQADNIGRLLRDVGYAVKMDYNPARAGGSGAYVYDAPRVLINNFGYKNSLRFLERSNFTINNWLKEVHDEMRDYGPIVYAGFSNGGGHCFVLDGYASNRFVHVDWGWNSNSNGWHLLTALQPGEEGIGGGYGGYSRNQQMLRYLKPDRDGDPDPDPNPNPEPRPNPTPDVETGANLYIAQKCEQTALPQSNYVPVTVTVGNRNENAAYSGRLALAIFKNGETRASIVATTSTAVSANASKAITFYANLANVTPDTYNLVVSYAKDSKYETINQIAGTVTIGKVKPEPKPDPKPDPSTLVPDLYAVQRVVEYVEKGKTPKIVATIANQGNATYDGDLKLYALPAGTNDTKQAVLISEGKAKIGKSQRVTFSFYTNDNIKELAEGKYSLVAGYFVNDKEIAVKPSSGSEAWKIGELTINPADNDEENITVHDVKLQTIFFYQNGKYIGSDNSFISKKYDTFTARVYIKSVNGYEGRISFYVTDQQYGSRPMNSNMVDKRTVSIKPNTNGYIEVSLPTRYLNSKRFYMNILFNNGGANWLYSPTDAVPFYTSSANDNPSDMTGWSSNPTMGPTFDFNEAPVYGEQYQSIGNKGEGGVIDSTTGINEVKTGNAELSVYPSVVTNEINVSAPNDGVVNMFSIQGKLIGKHNVKAGENVLDVTNLASGVYLINMGKATQKFIKK; the protein is encoded by the coding sequence ATGAAAAAGATTTTTTCACTATTATCGTTCTTGCTAATTATATGCCAGATGGCATTAGCAGGACCTGTTGACGAAAGTCAGGCTTTTAAGGTTGCCGAGAACTTCTTTGGTGGCGGAACAACAAAGTCACAGTTGAAGATGTCTTACAAGGCTCCTTACAAGAAGTTTAGTAACGGAAAAGGTGAGTCAAACCTCTTCTATGTCATTAATCGTGGACATGACCAAGGTTATATTGTCGTAGCTGCGGATAACCGCGTTATGCCTATCTTGGCCTTCTCTGACAAGGGTTCGCTTACAGAGGATGACCTCAATGCACATCCTTCAATTAAGTGGCTCTATGACGAGTATCGCAATGAGATTAAGTGGGCGATTGAAAACACCCCTGACATCCCTTCTCCAGAATATAAGAAGGCAATCACATCACGTGATGCAGCCAACTACGAGGTAGAGATTCAGCCTTTGTTACAATATGCGACAGACAGAGCCACAAAGCTGGAGACTCCTATCAGCTGGGGTCAGAGTTGGCCTTTTAACCAGTATTCTCCAAACTATCGTTATAACGGAAGAACCTATCCAACAGTTTCTGGCTGTGTAGCAACAGCTATCTCTACTGTTCTTCGTTGGCACAAGTGGCCACGGAAGGCAAAGGGCTCAGTAAGCTACTATTGGAAGAACAACTATATGTCATTAAACTTTGATGGCAATGGTCCTGAGAATGCTGCTTACGATTGGTCACAGATGCCTGCCGGTGTTGACAGTTATGGCAATGACCGCGCTACGGGTCGTCGTCTTACTGACGTACAAGCTGACAACATTGGTCGTCTTCTTCGCGATGTTGGTTATGCAGTGAAGATGGACTATAACCCAGCTCGTGCTGGTGGTTCAGGTGCTTATGTTTATGATGCACCAAGAGTTCTTATCAACAACTTTGGTTACAAAAATTCTTTACGTTTCCTTGAGCGTAGTAACTTCACAATCAACAACTGGTTGAAAGAGGTACATGACGAGATGCGCGACTACGGACCAATCGTTTATGCAGGTTTCTCTAATGGTGGTGGTCACTGCTTCGTTCTTGATGGTTATGCATCAAATCGTTTTGTACACGTTGACTGGGGTTGGAACTCCAATTCTAATGGATGGCACCTCCTCACCGCTCTTCAGCCAGGTGAAGAAGGTATTGGTGGTGGCTATGGCGGTTACAGCCGTAACCAGCAGATGCTTCGTTATCTGAAGCCAGATCGCGATGGTGACCCTGATCCAGATCCTAATCCAAATCCAGAACCTCGTCCAAACCCAACACCTGACGTAGAAACAGGTGCTAACCTCTACATCGCTCAGAAGTGTGAGCAAACAGCATTGCCACAGAGCAACTATGTTCCTGTAACTGTTACTGTTGGTAATAGAAATGAGAACGCAGCTTATTCTGGTCGTTTGGCATTGGCTATCTTCAAAAATGGCGAAACACGTGCGAGCATCGTTGCTACAACTTCAACAGCTGTCAGCGCTAATGCATCAAAGGCTATCACTTTCTATGCTAACCTCGCTAACGTGACACCTGACACTTATAACTTGGTTGTTTCTTATGCTAAGGACTCTAAATATGAGACTATCAATCAGATTGCTGGTACAGTAACAATTGGTAAGGTTAAGCCAGAACCTAAACCAGATCCAAAACCAGACCCATCAACATTAGTACCTGATCTCTATGCAGTGCAAAGAGTGGTAGAATATGTAGAGAAGGGTAAGACTCCTAAGATTGTTGCTACTATCGCAAATCAAGGTAATGCTACCTATGATGGCGACTTGAAGTTATATGCTCTCCCAGCCGGCACCAACGATACCAAGCAGGCAGTATTGATTTCTGAAGGTAAGGCTAAGATTGGTAAGAGCCAGCGCGTAACCTTCTCATTCTATACCAATGACAATATCAAGGAACTTGCTGAGGGTAAGTATAGTCTTGTCGCAGGTTACTTCGTAAATGATAAGGAAATCGCTGTTAAGCCAAGTTCAGGTTCTGAGGCATGGAAGATTGGTGAACTTACCATCAACCCAGCTGACAATGATGAAGAGAATATCACTGTTCACGACGTGAAGTTGCAAACTATCTTCTTCTATCAGAATGGTAAGTACATTGGTTCTGACAACTCATTCATCTCTAAGAAGTATGACACCTTCACTGCACGCGTTTACATCAAGTCTGTAAATGGTTATGAGGGTCGCATCAGCTTCTACGTAACTGATCAGCAGTATGGTTCAAGACCAATGAACAGCAATATGGTTGACAAACGTACCGTTTCTATTAAGCCTAACACCAATGGTTATATCGAAGTCAGCTTACCAACAAGATATCTCAACAGCAAGCGCTTCTACATGAATATCCTCTTCAACAATGGTGGTGCTAACTGGTTGTACTCTCCAACTGACGCTGTTCCATTCTATACAAGCTCAGCAAACGATAATCCTTCTGATATGACAGGATGGAGCTCTAACCCAACAATGGGCCCAACCTTCGACTTTAACGAGGCTCCTGTTTATGGCGAGCAGTATCAGTCAATTGGTAACAAGGGTGAAGGTGGTGTTATCGACAGTACCACAGGTATCAACGAGGTGAAGACTGGCAACGCTGAACTTTCTGTTTATCCAAGCGTCGTTACAAACGAAATCAATGTTTCTGCTCCTAACGATGGTGTTGTAAATATGTTCAGCATCCAGGGTAAGCTTATCGGCAAGCACAATGTGAAGGCTGGTGAAAATGTCCTTGATGTTACAAACTTGGCATCTGGCGTTTACCTCATCAACATGGGTAAGGCAACTCAGAAATTTATCAAGAAGTAG
- a CDS encoding oligosaccharide flippase family protein has protein sequence MKKASNPDSYLHILKYISLFGGVQVLNVLIGLVRNKFVAMLLGTQGVGLTSLFNSTIRFISDSTSFGLSMSAVRKLSEDYDQNNEEKLTEDIAVVRSWSMLTALLGLFVCVVCSPWLSRYTFSWNGHTLHFILLSPCVALAALAGGEFAILKGVRQLRSLALISVYNVLAALVLTIPLYYFFGIAAIVPSLVLMAFVQLLLTIMVSYRLYPYLISFHKAFLGKGWGMIRLGTAFVITGILSSGADLIIRSYLNNVANIDTVGFYNAAFMMTMVYAGMIFSAMETDYFPRLSGANNLRFTFNQIVNRQIEVTLLLISPLLTIFLLLLPQLIVFLYSDKFLPALNMAQVLVLAMYIRAIRLPVEYIPLAKGDSKSYLLLESSYDVFLVVLVLLGFSKWGLFGAGVGMAVAGFFNFVCVYVYAYLRYRYRLSSCLAFYAVLHLTIGILVFLCVRSDNDWLRWGVASLLCVVSTLFSLGVMKARRILIQN, from the coding sequence ATGAAAAAAGCCTCTAATCCTGACAGCTATCTGCATATCTTGAAGTACATCAGTCTCTTCGGTGGTGTACAAGTGCTCAATGTGTTGATAGGTCTCGTTCGCAATAAGTTTGTTGCTATGCTTCTCGGCACGCAGGGTGTAGGGCTTACCTCACTCTTTAATTCCACCATCAGGTTTATCAGCGACTCTACGAGCTTTGGCCTATCCATGAGTGCAGTGCGTAAGCTGTCAGAGGATTACGACCAGAACAACGAGGAGAAATTGACGGAAGACATTGCCGTTGTGCGCTCATGGAGTATGCTCACGGCATTGTTGGGCCTTTTCGTCTGTGTCGTGTGTAGTCCTTGGCTGAGCCGTTACACCTTCTCGTGGAACGGACACACGCTTCATTTCATCCTTCTCTCTCCTTGCGTAGCATTGGCAGCTTTGGCAGGTGGCGAGTTTGCCATCCTCAAGGGAGTTCGTCAGTTGCGTTCGTTAGCGCTCATCTCTGTCTATAACGTCTTGGCAGCCTTAGTCCTAACCATTCCCCTTTATTATTTCTTTGGCATTGCTGCCATCGTTCCGTCGTTGGTATTGATGGCCTTTGTGCAATTGCTGTTAACGATAATGGTTTCCTATCGTCTTTATCCTTATCTCATCTCTTTCCATAAGGCTTTTCTCGGCAAGGGGTGGGGGATGATTCGTTTGGGAACGGCCTTCGTCATCACTGGCATCTTAAGTTCAGGTGCTGATTTGATTATCCGCAGTTACCTTAATAATGTTGCCAATATCGACACCGTCGGTTTCTATAATGCAGCCTTTATGATGACGATGGTGTATGCGGGCATGATATTCTCTGCGATGGAGACCGACTATTTCCCGCGTCTGTCAGGAGCGAACAATCTGAGGTTTACATTTAATCAGATTGTCAACCGACAGATTGAAGTGACCCTTTTGCTCATCTCTCCTTTGCTCACAATCTTCCTCTTGTTGCTGCCCCAGTTGATTGTTTTTCTCTATTCCGATAAGTTCTTACCAGCCCTCAACATGGCGCAAGTACTCGTTCTGGCGATGTATATCCGTGCTATTCGTTTGCCGGTTGAGTATATTCCTTTGGCAAAAGGTGATTCAAAGTCTTATTTGCTTTTAGAGTCTTCATATGATGTTTTTCTGGTAGTCCTCGTCCTACTTGGCTTTTCCAAGTGGGGACTCTTTGGTGCGGGTGTGGGTATGGCAGTAGCAGGTTTTTTCAACTTCGTCTGTGTCTATGTCTATGCTTACTTGCGTTATCGTTATCGTTTGTCGTCATGTTTAGCGTTCTATGCCGTCCTCCATCTGACAATCGGCATCCTCGTCTTCCTCTGTGTACGTTCTGATAACGATTGGTTACGCTGGGGAGTAGCATCATTGCTATGTGTTGTGAGCACCCTCTTCTCACTTGGTGTCATGAAGGCGCGCAGAATATTAATTCAGAATTAA
- a CDS encoding glycosyltransferase family 2 protein has translation MRLSIIIPIFNVEDTLQRCLESVLTQADERMEVVLIDDGSTDSSARIAEEMTADKGNCRLIHQTNKGLSAARNAGIEVATGDYLTFVDSDDFVAEGTYDALLAVLSAHPDYDILEYPALLYYGSATKQRLLTFTDTTIGSIRDYWLDRAHLHTYAWNKLYQRELFAQTRFPEGKVFEDVYTYPFLLQQAKRVATTSVGLYYYCQNDKGITAQAGGKELNDLLEAHLKHLKLWGELTPAYYQSLVNIQLDVYEATHAAPILPVLPYKGTLKLFILHVIGLKRLCQLNQFIHKIRKISHL, from the coding sequence ATGAGACTATCTATTATTATCCCCATCTTTAACGTTGAAGACACACTCCAGAGATGTTTAGAGAGTGTGTTAACGCAGGCGGATGAGCGGATGGAGGTGGTGCTCATTGACGATGGATCAACGGATTCCTCTGCGAGGATAGCGGAAGAAATGACGGCTGACAAGGGGAATTGTAGGCTTATCCACCAAACGAACAAGGGTCTTTCGGCAGCAAGAAATGCAGGAATAGAAGTGGCAACGGGCGATTATCTCACCTTTGTCGATTCTGACGATTTCGTTGCGGAGGGTACATACGATGCGCTGTTGGCTGTGTTGTCAGCACATCCCGACTATGATATCCTTGAATATCCTGCTTTGCTGTATTACGGAAGTGCGACAAAGCAACGCCTGCTGACTTTCACTGATACAACCATCGGTTCTATCCGTGACTACTGGTTGGACAGAGCTCATCTCCACACCTATGCTTGGAATAAGCTTTATCAACGTGAACTCTTTGCGCAGACGCGCTTTCCAGAGGGTAAAGTATTTGAGGATGTCTATACTTATCCTTTCTTGTTGCAGCAGGCAAAGAGAGTGGCAACAACGTCTGTGGGACTGTATTACTATTGTCAGAACGACAAGGGTATCACTGCTCAGGCAGGCGGAAAAGAATTAAACGATCTCTTGGAAGCGCATCTCAAACACCTTAAGCTGTGGGGAGAACTGACCCCTGCTTACTATCAGTCGCTGGTTAACATTCAATTAGATGTCTATGAGGCTACTCATGCTGCCCCTATCCTACCCGTTCTGCCCTATAAAGGAACCTTGAAACTCTTTATTCTCCACGTAATAGGATTAAAACGCTTATGTCAACTCAACCAGTTTATTCACAAAATAAGGAAGATAAGCCACTTGTAA
- a CDS encoding glycosyltransferase family 2 protein codes for MLKECISSILALSLNETERQIIVVDDGAEYSPINELLALSSNIVYVRQPNQGLGQARNTGIALAEGSFIQFIDGDDLLLTSPYEQCLDIIRYRETDMVLFQSTDKKTAKPLADAEGPISGTEYMTHHNLRGSVWTYLFRKEILHDLRFPKGVLHEDEAFTPQIMLRVDNLYTTKNKAYYYRKRENSIMHKRDKRWYIRRLADAEQVIYRLKDRVDYLPVKERIAMERRIAQLTMDHIYNVITMTHDETHLDHVLQRLSRHGLFPLPDKDYTTKYKWFRRMTNSSFGRKTLIMLLRVNKR; via the coding sequence ATGCTAAAGGAGTGTATCAGCAGTATCTTGGCATTGAGTCTGAACGAGACGGAACGCCAGATTATCGTCGTGGATGACGGTGCGGAGTATTCTCCTATCAACGAATTGCTTGCCCTTTCATCAAATATCGTCTACGTACGTCAACCTAATCAGGGGTTAGGACAAGCACGAAACACGGGTATAGCGTTGGCTGAGGGAAGCTTTATCCAGTTTATTGATGGCGACGATCTCCTGCTAACAAGTCCTTATGAGCAGTGTTTGGATATCATCAGATACCGCGAAACGGATATGGTCTTGTTCCAGTCAACTGATAAGAAAACCGCAAAACCACTTGCCGATGCGGAGGGTCCGATAAGTGGAACAGAGTATATGACGCACCATAACCTGCGTGGAAGTGTGTGGACCTACCTTTTCCGCAAGGAGATTCTGCACGACCTGCGTTTCCCAAAGGGCGTACTTCACGAGGACGAAGCTTTTACGCCACAGATTATGTTGCGGGTAGATAACCTTTATACAACGAAAAACAAGGCTTATTACTATCGTAAACGGGAGAACTCTATCATGCACAAGCGTGACAAGCGTTGGTATATCCGCCGCCTCGCTGATGCCGAACAAGTAATCTATCGTCTGAAAGACAGAGTCGATTATCTCCCTGTCAAAGAGCGTATTGCAATGGAACGACGCATCGCCCAACTGACAATGGACCACATTTACAATGTCATTACCATGACACATGACGAGACCCATCTTGACCATGTGCTCCAACGTTTGTCTCGACATGGGCTCTTCCCGCTGCCCGATAAGGATTATACAACTAAGTATAAGTGGTTCAGAAGGATGACTAACAGCAGTTTCGGGCGTAAGACATTAATAATGCTTTTGAGGGTAAATAAGAGATAA
- a CDS encoding helix-turn-helix domain-containing protein: protein MKNIKTLDQIKDKYYGLKGTPERDELERELESQRIGLKIREAREQLKMTQEQLANRIDKKRSFISKIESNSENITLKTLFDIVERGLGGRLNIDVSL from the coding sequence ATGAAGAATATCAAAACACTCGACCAGATAAAAGACAAATACTATGGTTTAAAAGGAACTCCTGAACGTGATGAGTTAGAACGGGAATTGGAGTCGCAGCGCATTGGTCTGAAGATAAGAGAGGCACGCGAACAACTCAAGATGACACAGGAGCAATTAGCAAACCGCATTGACAAAAAACGTTCCTTTATATCTAAGATAGAAAGTAATAGCGAGAATATCACACTGAAAACCCTTTTTGATATCGTTGAGCGTGGTTTAGGTGGTAGGCTCAACATTGACGTTTCATTATAA
- a CDS encoding glycosyltransferase, protein MKILLLGEYSNVHNTLARGLRELGHTVTVVSNGDFWKNYPRDIDVTRRPGKMGGMLLMVKIYALLPRLRGYDIVQFINPQFCELKAERLFPLFRYLKKHNKKLVLGGFGMDYYWVNTCSTTMPLRYSDFNIGKELRQNKEASIERKDWIGTEKERLNRLMAEQCNGIVTGLYEYWRCYEPCFPEKTTFIPFPIVVGEAPVIADETPERLNLFIGISKSRSIYKGTDIMLRAAEAVKKDYPDRLNLTVVCGLPFAEYVRRMLGSDAIMDQLYSYTPSMNPLEAMAHGIICIGGGEPENYEIIHETSLHPIINVLPTYESCVKELTRLVNNLNLIPQLRRESYEYVRKHHEYIKVAHQYEVFYRGLLREKEY, encoded by the coding sequence ATGAAAATCCTACTATTAGGAGAATATAGCAACGTACATAACACGCTGGCACGGGGCTTACGTGAACTTGGACATACGGTAACGGTGGTGTCGAATGGGGACTTTTGGAAGAATTATCCACGTGACATCGATGTTACCAGGCGACCCGGTAAGATGGGGGGCATGCTTTTGATGGTAAAGATTTATGCGCTTCTACCCCGTCTGCGAGGCTATGACATTGTGCAATTCATCAACCCGCAGTTCTGTGAACTGAAGGCGGAACGGCTTTTTCCACTCTTTCGGTATCTGAAAAAGCATAATAAAAAACTTGTACTTGGTGGTTTCGGAATGGATTATTATTGGGTGAACACTTGCTCAACAACCATGCCACTGCGCTACAGCGACTTCAATATCGGGAAAGAACTGCGCCAGAATAAGGAGGCAAGCATCGAAAGAAAAGACTGGATAGGGACCGAGAAAGAACGCCTGAACAGACTGATGGCGGAGCAATGCAATGGGATTGTGACCGGACTCTATGAGTATTGGCGTTGCTATGAACCTTGTTTCCCTGAGAAGACAACCTTTATCCCCTTCCCCATTGTTGTGGGGGAAGCCCCTGTCATAGCCGATGAAACACCCGAGAGGTTGAACCTCTTTATCGGAATCAGTAAGAGCCGGTCGATATATAAAGGGACAGACATCATGTTGCGAGCCGCTGAAGCCGTGAAGAAAGATTATCCCGACCGACTCAACCTCACCGTTGTCTGCGGCTTACCTTTTGCCGAATACGTGCGAAGGATGCTTGGCTCTGACGCTATCATGGACCAGCTTTACAGTTATACGCCCTCAATGAATCCACTTGAAGCGATGGCACATGGTATTATCTGCATCGGTGGTGGTGAGCCAGAGAACTACGAAATCATCCACGAGACGTCCCTCCACCCTATCATCAACGTCCTCCCTACTTACGAGAGCTGTGTTAAAGAGCTTACTCGCCTTGTCAATAACCTTAATCTCATCCCACAACTGCGCCGCGAGAGTTATGAATATGTACGCAAGCATCATGAGTATATCAAGGTTGCTCACCAGTATGAGGTGTTTTATCGGGGGCTGTTAAGGGAGAAGGAGTATTAG
- a CDS encoding glycoside hydrolase family 10 protein: MRQFHSLLRLLIAAVLFIGAGNALYGQVPAKKREFRGAWIQCVNGQFQGIGTQEMQRTLRYQLDELQKDGVNAIIFQVRAECDALYPSKYEPWSKFLTGRQGTPPSPYWDPLQWMITECHNRGMELHAWINPYRAKTKNTTQLATNHIAITNPSHVFSYDGLYILNPALPENRNYICAVVDDIISRYDVDGLHIDDYFYPYPAPGQTIPDQAYFQRDRRGFTNINDWRRNNVDLFIKQLGETIRRRKPWVKFGVSPFGIYRNQKSDPSNGSRTNGLQNYDDLYADVLKWVNNGWIDYCVPQIYWEIGNRAADYKELIGWWNRYAGNRPLYIGEDVLRTVRYADLKNPNSHQLPAKRLLHDQASNVKGTVLWYAKSVVDNPGNYGTLLRTHYWRYPALQPLMPFIDDEAPSKPKKVKARQESDGYYYLTWKAPKGEGWQDAPYRYVVYRFFADEPINLNDPSKIVGMPYGNKLRLNYKDGQTKYVYVVTALDRMSNESHGKKKKVKL; encoded by the coding sequence ATGAGACAATTTCATTCTCTATTGAGATTATTGATTGCCGCAGTGCTTTTCATTGGAGCGGGTAATGCCCTATATGGACAAGTCCCAGCTAAGAAACGAGAGTTCCGCGGTGCGTGGATTCAGTGTGTGAACGGACAGTTCCAAGGAATCGGGACACAAGAGATGCAGCGCACGCTACGTTATCAGTTGGACGAACTGCAGAAGGATGGTGTGAATGCGATCATCTTTCAGGTGCGTGCCGAGTGTGATGCGCTCTATCCAAGTAAGTATGAACCGTGGAGCAAGTTTCTCACGGGTCGGCAGGGAACACCACCCTCACCTTATTGGGACCCATTGCAGTGGATGATTACCGAGTGTCATAACCGTGGTATGGAACTCCATGCGTGGATTAATCCTTATCGTGCTAAGACAAAGAACACCACGCAGTTGGCAACAAACCATATTGCGATAACTAATCCTTCGCATGTCTTCTCATACGATGGACTTTACATCCTCAACCCTGCTCTGCCAGAGAATCGTAATTATATCTGTGCGGTTGTGGATGATATCATCAGCCGTTATGATGTTGATGGCTTGCATATTGACGATTATTTCTATCCTTATCCAGCACCGGGACAGACCATTCCTGACCAGGCTTACTTCCAACGTGACAGACGAGGATTTACCAATATCAACGATTGGAGACGTAACAACGTAGATCTCTTTATCAAGCAACTGGGTGAGACCATCCGTCGTCGTAAGCCATGGGTGAAGTTTGGTGTGTCACCTTTCGGCATCTATCGCAATCAAAAGAGCGACCCAAGCAATGGTAGCCGGACAAATGGTTTGCAGAACTATGACGACCTTTATGCGGACGTATTGAAGTGGGTGAACAATGGTTGGATAGACTATTGTGTGCCACAGATTTATTGGGAGATAGGCAACCGTGCGGCCGATTATAAGGAACTCATCGGATGGTGGAATCGTTATGCAGGTAATCGTCCGCTTTATATTGGTGAGGACGTGCTTCGTACGGTGAGATATGCTGATTTGAAGAACCCTAACTCCCATCAGCTACCAGCGAAACGACTGCTACATGATCAGGCATCGAATGTGAAGGGAACCGTCTTGTGGTATGCTAAGTCGGTTGTTGACAATCCTGGCAACTATGGTACACTCCTTCGCACCCATTATTGGCGTTATCCTGCTTTGCAGCCTTTGATGCCATTTATAGATGATGAGGCTCCATCAAAGCCTAAGAAGGTGAAGGCAAGACAGGAGAGTGATGGCTACTATTATCTGACATGGAAGGCACCAAAGGGAGAAGGTTGGCAGGATGCTCCTTATCGTTATGTCGTTTATCGCTTCTTTGCTGATGAGCCAATCAATCTCAACGATCCTTCAAAGATTGTGGGAATGCCATATGGTAATAAGCTCCGCCTTAATTATAAGGATGGGCAAACAAAATACGTCTATGTCGTTACAGCGCTCGACCGCATGAGTAACGAGAGTCATGGGAAAAAGAAAAAAGTGAAGCTTTAG